The Populus nigra chromosome 4, ddPopNigr1.1, whole genome shotgun sequence genome contains the following window.
TAAGGAATCCAAAATACATCCCttcttttccattctttttttcaacttctttGCCTTCCTCCATGCACACACAGCACTCCAAACCTACATTGTTCAGCTCCATCCACATGGCACCACAAGGCCTTTGTTCTCCTCCAAGTCTCGATGGCATCTCTCGTTTCTTAAAAGAACTGTTTCGTCTGAAGAACACCATTCCTCTCGGCTTCTTTACTCTTACAGTTCTGCCATGGAGGGTTTTGCGGCTATGCTCTCTGAATCAGAGATGGAGTCATTGCAAAAGTTGCCTGATGTTGTTGCTATTAGACCGGACATGAGGTTCCAAGTCCAGACAACATATTCCTACAAGTTCTTGGGACTTAGCCCCACAAGAGAAGATGCTTGGTACAAGTCTGGGTTTGGTCGTGGAGTGATAATTGGGGTGCTTGACACTGGAGTTTGGCCCGAGAGTCCAAGTTTCAATGATCAAGGAATGCCTCCGGTTCCCAAGAAGTGGCGAGGGATTTGCCAAGAAGGACAAGACTTTAATTCGTCGAACTGTAATAGAAAACTCATTGGTGCAAGGTTCTTCACTAAAGGCCACCGTATGGCTTCTACCTCAGCCTCACCAGAAAATGTCCAGGAATATGCATCACCAAGAGATTCGCATGGACACGGCACTCACACAACATCCACAGCTGGAGGAGTCTCAGTCCCGATGGCGAGTGTGCTTGGTCTAGGTTCTGGTGTGGCTCGAGGCATGGCCCCTGGAGCACACGTTGCAATGTACAAAGTTTGCTGGTTCAGCGGTTGCTACAGCTCTGATATCCTAGCAGCAATGGACGTTGCGATTAGAGATGGAGTTGAcgtcctctccctctctctggGTGGCTTTCCATTGCCACTTTTTGCAGATACCATTGCGATTGGCAGTTTTCGGGCAATGGAGCATGGAATTTCAGTTGTATGTGCAGCAGGGAACAATGGCCCTATCCAAAACTCAGTTGCTAATGAAGCTCCATGGATTGCTACTATTGGTGCAAGCACACTTGATAGGAGATTTCCAGCTTTTGTCCAGTTGGACAATGGACAATTCCTTAATGGAGAATCCATGTATCCCGGGAACCGGTTATCAAGCACCACAAAAGAACTTGAACTGGTTTATGTAACAGGCGGGGACAATGGGAGCGAATTTTGTTTCAGAGGTTCACTCCCAAGGGAAAAAGTTCTCGGGAAAATGGTGGTTTGTGACAGAGGTGTTAATGGGAGGACAGAAAAAGGACTTGCTGTTAAGGAATCTGGTGGGGCTGCAATGATCTTAGCCAATACCGCAATCAATCTGCAGGAGGACTCGGTTGATGTCCATGTCTTGCCTGCAACATCAATTGGTTTTAATGAAGCAGTTCGCTTGAAAGCTTACTTAAACTCTACTAGTAAACCTCAAGCTCGAATTGTATATGGAGGAACTGTTATTGGGAAATCTAGAGCACCAGCAGTAGCGCAGTTTTCAGCTCGAGGACCAAGTTATTCCAACCCCTCAATCCTCAAACCAGATGTAATTGCACCAGGAGTCAACATAATTGCAGCTTGGCCTCAAAATTTGGGTCCCTCCAGTCTCCCGGAAGATACTAGAAGGACAAATTTCACAGTCATGTCAGGGACATCCATGGCTTGTCCCCATGTTAGTGGAATTGCTGCACTCATCCGCTCAGCTCACCCCAAATGGACTCCTGCAGCTGTTAAATCTGCAATAATGACTACTGCAGATGTAACTGACCATTCAGGACACCCAATAATGGATGGAGATAAACCGGCAGGAGTTTTCGCCATTGGAGCTGGACATGTAAACCCAGAAAGAGCCCTGAGTCCAGGACTAATATATGATATCAGGCCAGATGATTACGTCACTCATCTATGCACACTTAGATACACAAGATCAGACATTTTTGCTATCACACACAGGAATGTTAGTTGCAATGATTTATTGCAGATGAATAGGGGTTTCAGCCTCAATTATCCTTCCATTTCCATAATCTTCAAGCACGGAACAAGAAGTAAGATGATAAAGAGGCACGTAACGAATGTTGGAAGCCCTAATTCCATCTACTCAGTTGAAGTTGCAGCACCTGAAGGAGTCAAAGTGAGAGTAAGACCTCAAAGGCTAATTTTCAAGCACATAAATCAAAGTTTGAGTTACAAAGtatggttcatatcaagaaagAAAGCAGGAAGAGGGGAGGTAGACTTCGCACAAGGGCATTTGACATGGGTGCActctcaacatggactttacaAGGTTAGAAGCCCCATTTCAGTGACCTGGAAGTGACATGGGCGGTGCCGGTTTTGTGTACTACAACAGCCTGCTTTTACGTGCTATTAGTATTGCCTCAGAGGATAATGATCATTGAGAATTGGTGGAGTTTGCATTAATGAAGAAAGTTAATCTCTTATAAGTTGCAGTGACCTGGAAGTGACATGGGCGTTTGGTGAACTACTGTAGTCTGCTTTTATTTGCTATTAGTATTGCCTCAGGGGATCATGATCATCGAGAATTGCTGGAGTTCTCATTGATAAAGAAAGTTAGtcttttttaagttgaagtttAATGTACAATTGAACTCTGAGTGCATTTTTTCAAGGTAATAAAGTTTTACTACCCTTCATTCTTGAACAAAACCACACACACGAAGCAGATTATCCATGATAAACAGGCCTAGAGACAATGAATTTGTGCCATTAAATTTCTATATTGAAGGGGAGTGATTTGCAAAGAGATGCGAGGAAGTAAAACAATGTTAAAGAAGATACATATCCATGGCTAATCAATCACTGAATTGCACCCCACAATTACAAACTTTACCTTAATgaccatccatccatccatcttATCTCAAACTGGAATTTGAAACAGTAGATTTTATAAATGAGAGACACAGGTTCTAAAACCCTAGCCATCTCACTTACGCATATGAAGTAGTGAAAGGAAGTGGAAGTGTACACCACTAATTAAGAACTGCAAAGTTTGTTAAAGAGAGGCAGAATGTGATGTTGCAGACAACCTAACAGAGCATCAACCAATGTCTTCTAGTTTTGCTTTTGAGTAATTTAGAAAACAGTAAGAGTACAGATGAAAGAAAGAAGGGAAAGGGAAGGATATGCATTGCCTCATTTCTTGACGAATTGTAAGCCATTTGCATTAGCATATCTCTCCATGAATCTCATGAATCTGTCCCACTCTCTAGGAGTCCGCATGATATATTTTGCTTCAATTCTTTCTGGTTTGCCATTGACGAATTTGGCATTAACATCAACTGATTGAAGAATCCCTTCCTCATCGATCATGTAGAAACCAGTGATATCACCAACTTCAGCAGATGAGTCAAAAACTGAAGGTTGATCAAAGGTGAATATCGCCATGCCATTCGTTCCATCTCTCGACTTAGTAAGCCTTACATCTGGTACAGTCTGTTCATCAGCTCCTTGAACAAACTGAATTGCTGGTTTCACCATCATAGTAACAAGTCCAGAGGTCCGCAACTTTCGCCTGATCAAGGGCAACCGCAGGCGAGGCAAGCACAACGATTGGCCATTGAATAGGGAGTAGGAACTCTTATTCACAGCCCAAGATCCTGAGCCTGCCAAAAAAACAGGATAGACTCAGAGATTAGAGGTTTCACAAATACTAGCAAATTGAAAGACGATGACTTAGTCTCAAGCTGACTCGAGGATACCCTTAACTTACAGTTTTGGATTTGGAAAACCACGAAGTTACCTCGACCGTATTGCACATTTCTAACAAAGAAGATGGATGAATTCAAACATTTTTGCAAGAGTAAAGTAACCAAGTACCTGAGAAAGAACGGGTTTGGTGCTGCAAGTGCTGTGCCACAGGAGAGGCTAATGCAAGAGACTGCAGGGTTGCCATTGTAGTGCGAGTAATGAACGTATAGACTCTATAGAGACAGAGAAAGAGTATAATAAAGAGACCTCAGACCAGTGCTTGCTGTATGGGTATGGTGTCAAGAGTGGAGAGATGGTGTGTATCAATGACAGCCATTCACATTCTTAGCACCAAAACCACAGGACTGGTCGCCAACACATGGTTAAGATTTTCCTAGCTTAGGTACTGCAGCTTGAGCCTGGCCATGCAGAGGTGGAAAAATCTCTGCTTCTAATTCGGGCCTGATACCTGATGGGTCTGCTTGCTTTGGAGGTGGATCAAGCCATTCTAAAATCATGGGCTTGCTTGAGGTGGAAAAATCTACTTAATTGCATGCCCATCTCTTGCAACACAATATTGCCCACAAGCACCCTATCGTGTTCTATCTCTCCATTTTAGCCCAAATATTTCATTCTTGAAGACAGTGCTCGCCTCTTCATGATCTGTGTGTCATGGGCCATATTTCTTTGTgtctttctattttaaaaataaaaaaattcactccaaaactatctctctctctctctctctctctctctctctctctctctctctctcacacacacacacatatattcgTAACTTTaaaagcatagttattaaacttgaccCGAGAGTTAACTTAGTCAAGGGGCCGGGTCGCGAGTTATACGAGTCAacccagaaaaattaaaaaaatatatttaaaattttaatatttcatgtaaaaaaattaaaaaacaattcatatgaatatatactatatatgttgtaaataataaagtttaaaagaatacatcaggttttttatcccacattgaaaagatattatgttatctttttaaattaaagtatttaaaccaaaatttcttttatcccacattgaaaaaataaaacttttttcttatgaacatagagtatatatactaaaaaacttcaaatcctacataaaaaaatattcttgggaacatagaatatatatactaaagagtttcaaattctacattgaaaaaataaaatttttttcttgtaaatatagaatatatatactaaattttttcaaatcccacattaaaaaaaataatttttttcttagaaacatagagtatatatactaaagaagTAAAGAAGTAGAGGATTTCAAatcctacataaaaaaaataaaacaaccttATAATATGTAATGagttttgaaaagaattaataaccaactaaaaaaaataaaaaaaaggagtttagaagaaaaatcatatttaaaaataaacatgtctcATCCGAGTTTGCCCGTGTCATGAATCGAGCGGGTTTTATCGGGTTTTTATATTTGTCGGTCTTTTGCTTTATTCAGATAGGTCTAGCTATCGAGTTAATTGGATTCTGAATTGATCCACCAAGCCAAtccagatttaataactatacttTAAAGTATAATCAAGGTgttaatttgaaaacactatTATGTTACGATAACAATTatactatattttcaaacaaaaaaaaacatttgcgaCCATGCTCTTGCCTTCGTTCTTGATGATACTAAGCAGGATATATGGTTGATTGGCTATGGTTTCTCCGATGCCATGTACTTGGCAAATGCCAGGCATAGCATCAACCTCAAGCATGTGGCACATGGGCAGCCTCCCCTTGTCCCATCCTTGTTGTCTTTCAGGACCATAAAAGGGCTGGCAAAGCTTTGCCATGGCATAAATCCATGTGGAGCACCTCATGCCCTTCGCTCCCATGAACTCTCCAAATATTCACTGTTCTAGCATTTTTCAATCCATACATGTCTGTCTGTATTCTTCTTcatttattcatgtaaataaataTGAGCAGTGCTGCTCTCGCTTATgctcccccctctctctctaataATAGGAAGCAGGGAATAGGCTTCTCTCTCTAggaagctgctgctgcttcaCATGGCCCCCATTTTCTTactttattttaacaaatacaaattaaaaaataaaagcaatgctGTTACTGTGTCACTAACTCTCTGTctccactttgaaaaataaaattacttccACATGTGTGCATGTGAAATTTGACATAATTCTCCACTCTCTCTTTCagttgtcattaaaaaaaaaaactttatcttaAAAAGAATTGGCTGTTGGTGGGGTAATGTCGATCACTTctttccatttcctcatgcttCCTTCCTtgttttatctatttaattatctcCTCTTGACATTTTTCGTTTCCATAGTCAATCTTCTTAATTACAAGAAAACACCCACATAGtaactagttaaaaaaatttatatgtataccaagttaattatatattaaataacataaattatagtATCTGGGTTCGGGTTTTAAGAATCGGGTAGATTAATATCTAATCCAACTCGAAATAAAATCGAGTCAGGCATTGATCATCCATGAACCAGTGAGAGTTTCATGGACAAAGGCCTTAGTGGTATAATGGCATTGTTTGTGTGATGGGTTTACCACATAACATGAAAAGATTCTTTCCTACTCAATCATAACAAATAACTAACCCACTAAAGGTGTAATTAGAgccacttaattaattaattaattaattaatccatgAACTGTGATGTTGATCTGAAGCCTTCAGAATAATAATTGAGCCAAGCAATGTGATCATCGGTtggttttgatttctttgaatGAATTATTTGGAGAGAGAGCAGCATGATTTAGTAGACACCATGTGGGTTTTTATTGGCAAAATGTTGTTCACATGCACATCAATATCATGATTCCTCCATTCTTGTCAATACTTAAAAGTTACCCTACCACAACACCAAATCTAAGGATAAATCATAGTTGTAAAACTCGATGCGAGATGGTTTTTAGTTAACCGGATCCCGGGTTAATCGACGGAGTTCGTAGCAGGTTTAATAAAAATGGTTTAAAATGGTGGAAAAAAGTACCTGTAAAGCTAAAAGATATCCACACCtgaaaaaaatatgacttgCCACCTCAAGTTGTTGGCTATGACTACAGCAGAAGTAGAAGAATGTGCTTACATATAACAAGAGTAAGAATCAAAAAACACATTCTCTAGCCATGTTTATTGTCGGAGAAGCTTCCAATGGGTCCAAAAGCTTCCCTGTCATTACTTGCTGATTAACAGCTGTTGCGGAACCCAAGATCTCACGAGCTCATGAGCTCCCTCTATGATTATTATACTAATCACCATTTCTTTGCTACTTATATAACTACTCTTACGCAAATTAATCTCCTCTCCATTTCTTACCACAAAAGCTCTCTGCCTCTCTCTGAGGCACTCCAACCTCCACTAACTGCTGTCACTGAAATGGTGGAGAACTGATAGGCTGCCTACAAAGCCAATGGACAAGAACAATTTGCGGTTGCAAGTCCTGTTTTTGTTGTTCTACTGTTGCGTTGGGATTGGTTCTGCTGTGGTGGTTGAGAAAAATGTGTTCGGTGATGAAGTGTCAGCTTTGCTATCTCTAAAAGCTGGTCTTCTAGATCCATCGAATAGTCTTCGAGATTGGAAACTGTCCAACAGTTCAGCTCATTGTAACTGGGCTGGAGTTTGGTGCAACTCTAATGGAGCTGTTGAAAAGCTTGATCTCTCTCACATGAATCTCACTGGACATGTATCCGATGACATCCAAAGACTAGAGAGTTTGACTTCTCTAAACTTGTGCTGCAATGGGTTCTCTTCATCGTTGAcaaaagctatatccaatctcaCTTCACTGAAAGACATTGATGTGAGTCAGAACCTCTTTATTGGTAGCTTTCCTGTTGGTCTTGGAAGAGCAGCTGGTCTGACTTTGCTAAATGCTTCAAGCAATAATTTCTCTGGAATTATTCCTGAGGATCTTGGCAATGCGACTTCACTAGAGACTCTTGATATCAGAGGGAGTTTCTTTGAAGGTTCCATTCCAAAATCTTTCAGGAACTTGCGAAAGCTGAAGTTTCTTGGCCTTTCTGGGAATAGTCTCACTGGTCAATTACCAGCAGAGCTGGGGCTGCTTTCATCACTGGAGAAAATAATTATAGGATACAATGAGTTTGAAGGTGGAATCCCAGCAGAGTTTGGAAATCTCACTAATCTGAAGTATCTTGATTTGGCAGTTGGAAATCTTAGTGGTGAGATTCCAGCTGAATTGGGGAGACTTAAGGCACTTGAGACTGTATTCCTGTATCAGAATAATCTTGAAGGCAAACTTCCAGCGGCGATTGGAAACATCACTTCACTGCAACTATTAGACCTGTCTGACAATAATTTATCAGGAGAAATTCCTGCTGAGATTGTTAATTTGAAAAACCTGCAGCTCTTGAATCTAATGTCCAACCAGCTTTCAGGTTCAATTCCTGCTGGAGTTGGAGGGTTGACTCAGTTATCAGTGCTTGAGCTGTGGAGCAATTCATTGTCAGGTCCACTGCCAAGAGATCTCGGCAAGAATTCACCATTGCAATGGTTGGACGTATCATCCAATTCATTATCTGGGGAGATTCCAGCAAGCTTGTGTAATGGTGGTAATCTCACCAAGCTCATTCTCTTCAACAATTCCTTCTCAGGTCCGATTCCTGACTCTTTATCAACATGCTTCTCTCTTGTTCGTGTACGTATGCAAAACAATTTTCTTTCTGGGGCAATTCCAGTTGGACTTGGCAAATTAGGGAAGCTTCAGAGGTTAGAGTTGGCAAATAATAGCCTCACTGGTCAAATCCCAATTGATCTAGCCTTTTCTTCATCACTTTCCTTCATTGATATCTCAAGAAACCGACTCCGATCCTCTCTTCCTTCCACAGTTCTTTCCATTCAAAATCTACAAACCTTCATGGCCTCAAACAATAACTTAGAAGGTGAGATCCCTGACCAGTTCCAGGACCGTCCTTCACTTTCTGCGCTTGATCTCTCTTCAAACCATTTGTCTGGTTCCATTCCAGCTAGCATTGCTTCATGTGAGAAACTTGTAAATTTGAATCTTAAGAACAACCGATTGACCGGAGAAATCCCAAAAGCAGTTGCAATGATGCCTGCACTGGCCGTTCTTGATCTATCAAACAACTCTTTAACTGGTGGATTACCTGAGAATTTTGGCTCCTCCCCTGCCTTAGAAATGCTGAATGTCTCGTATAACAAGCTACAAGGTCCTGTTCCTGCAAATGGCGTGCTAAGAGCCATCAATCCAGATGATCTCGTCGGGAATGTGGGTCTCTGTGGCGGTGTCCTGCCTCCATGTAGCCACAGTTTGCTAAATGCATCGGAGCAAAGAAATGTGCATACAAAGCGCATAGTTGCCGGGTGGCTCATTGGGATTTCATCAGTTTTTGTAGTTGGGATTGCATTAGTCGGTGCTCGACTTCTCTATAAAAGGTGGTATTCAAATGGAAGCTGCTTCGAAAAAAGTTATGAAATGGGCAGTGGAGAGTGGCCATGGAGATTGATGGCTTACCAGAGGCTTGGTTTCACTAGTTCTGACATTCTAGCTTGCTTAAAGGAATCAAACGTGATTGGAATGGGAGCAACTGGGACTGTTTACAAAGCTGAGGTGCCTAGGTCGAACACGGTTGTTGCGGTAAAGAAGCTATGGAGATCAGGAGCAGACATCGAAACAGGAAGCAGCAGTGATTTTGTCGGAGAGGTGAACCTCTTGGGGAAGCTAAGGCATCGAAATATTGTTCGGTTATTAGGCTTTCTTCATAATGATTCCGACATGATGATACTATATGAATATATGCACAATGGCAGCCTCGGAGAAGTCTTGCATGGCAAACAAGCAGGAAGATTGCTTGTAGACTGGGTATCGCGATATAATATCGCACTTGGAGTTGCACAAGGACTTGCTTATCTTCACCATGATTGCCGCCCACCAGTTATTCATCGGGACATCAAGTCCAATAACATACTGCTTGATACAGATCTTGAAGCAAGGATCGCTGATTTCGGGTTGGCAAGAATGATGATTAGGAAGAACGAGACAGTTTCCATGGTGGCAGGATCATACGGATACATTGCCCCTGGTAAGTGAGAGAAATGTTCTCTTATATTCTCCCAcgaacatttaaacaatcccatTTCGCTTCAAGATGTTTTCTCTGTAAATAACAACGTTCTTACACCATCCTTTTGCAGAATATGGATACACCTTGAAAGTTGATGAAAAGATTGACATTTACAGCTATGGAGTAGTTTTATTAGAACTTCTTACAGGAAAGCGGCCCTTAGATCCTGAGTTTGGGGAATCTGTCGACATCGTTGAATGGATTCGGAGAAAGATTAGAGACAACAGATCATTAGAAGAAGCATTAGACCAGAATGTAGGAAATTGCAAGCATGTTCAAGAAGAGATGCTATTGGTTCTTAGAATAGCACTTCTTTGTACTGCCAAGCTCCCCAAGGACAGACCATCAATGAGAGATGTGATAACAATGCTTGGAGAGGCAAAACCGAGGAGAAAAAGCAGTAGCAACAGCAGTGGATATGATAGTAACAAAGATAAGCCAGTCTTTAACACATCACCTGTAAATGGCCTTGTATAGGAACATTAATTGAGTTCCCTTGCTGTTATTTTGTTTCATCATTCTTCTTTTGTATCTAGTCTTTGTTAATGTCTGTACTCAAAGGTTCAAATTATTTGCCCAGAAGTTTAATGGGTATATGAAATTTGACTCACAACCACTAGAACACAATCATTTTTGTGCTGTAAGCCAAGGTTTCAATTAATCAAGCAACGAGTATCAAGAACAATCAATTTCTTGTAGTACAAAATGCTCACAACCCATCATCTCTTGATGAATTACTACACTGGCGCACCATTCCCTAGTAAATGACAACTGGAGAGCAAATCCAAAAGCTTAAAATTCCAAGGgagaaatttttttctcatcaatctCAAAAAATTACAAGAGCTTATTTTTTGGCATTACCTTCGGATCCAGCCTGCAAACAAAGCACACCCAGATGCAAAAATGAGAGACAAATCTCATCACTCTGACGTCCATAAATCTTTTTGAACTAATTGTCCACAAGCATTTCCCATTAGAGCAACTTCAAAAATAACCTGCTGAGTATAAGAACTACTTTGGAAGTGATATCCAGAGGACCAGATCATAACAAAGATCAGATATTACAGCAAAGCTAAACCAACTCCATTTATTCTCCGAGTTTAATTCCACATAATCATGAACACTAGATTATAAATCTAGGTAATTGGCTAAGCATTCCAAATTCTATGAGCTTAACACATGATAGTCAAGACGTTCAAGAGCAAAAGGTTCTTCACCTCCTTAACGATGAGAAAAAGATTAAGCATTCAGGAATTTACAGGTCAGTAAGTGCCATTATGTGACTATGCATGTATATATTACAGCAAAAGGTAAGGTGCTTGTTGCTTCCAAAACAGTAAGGTGGGTATTTTCAGAGGTATAACAAGAATGAACAAATAGTATAATAAGACCATACAGCAACCAAAATCCAACACAAAGCCGCTGAGGAccattaattacttttttatcaaaatgtttTCACTATAAAcactctttgttttttcctttgtaTATCACTCTTCAATCCAAAGTTTTTCTTCATTACTTATATTTAGGGATAGATGTCCAGATAGGCTTGGTTCTTTATCTTCCACTCCTTTCTTGCGAGCTTGGAGCTGTAAATGAAGAAATGATCGAATATAATTAGTACTTGTGAAGATTATTGTATTATctaaaaaaagtgtaaagaaaaatgaaacttctAGAGGTAAATCATAACGTTGATTTTACATTCATTTGCCAAGTCCAGTTGCCTCGGACATCCTCATGATTCTGAGTCTCTTCACAGAGCTAATAAACATCCTGAATGAATGCAAAACACAAGTTAAAAGCAAGAAGATTATTCACATCACCAACAGGCCATATAAAATGACTTGTTAGAAGCTACAAAAGTGCAAGACAATGAATTGTTAATGAGGCATGAAGAGGGGGGAGAGGAAAACAGAACACCAACAGatgtaattttcaaatttaaatagtTGAAAACTTTTCCATCATAATCTGCAAATAAGATGTCAGAGCCCATCTGGTCACTCTTAAAATATCAGTAGGCCTCTCTTGCTCAGGCTTCCAGTTTTAGTAAATGGATACATTTATATGTCATGCAAGTATCAATCAATGTCTGATCCAATAACAGAATAATTTGTTGCTTAGGCTTCCAGTTTCAGTAAATGGATACATTTATATGTCATGTAAGTATCAATCAATGTCTGATCCAATAACAGAATAATTTGTTTTCCTCGTAATTCCTTAATTGTAGCAATCAAGTACAAAATGATCATATTGAGTGAATGGTACATACCCCCAAGGAACATCTCCGACAAGCATCCAATCCCCATCCTTGTCCTCATAAGTGAGCACAAACTCAGATGACCCGCCCAGCAACTGTGAGTGTCTTTTTGTATCTATCATTATTTTATGTTCAGGTGTGCTCAATCCTAAGAACACATATAATCACCAGCAATTAGATTATTATATGATGTATCTACCTTAATGATTTTACTCAAATAAAAGAATGCAATTCTATGATTAGACATACAGTTGAATCAGCTATTTTAGAACTTTTATATGCCGCgttgaaaaatattcaatttccCTACCCAAGAAACTTGATATTGCTGAAGATCCttcaaaaatcaagtttggaatcaaaaagaattttattgcGTGCATGCATGCAGAAACTTATAAGTGACGCATAGACATTTTTCCACATAgaacaagcaaaacaaatgaGACCCTCACATACGTTTATTATCAGTCATCAAAATCTATATTGGGCatctaaaatgagaaaaaatgtaTCTAACCAACAAAGCCAGGTTTGCAATTAGTGAAGCATTCATATAAAAGTAACATTGGgtaatatttcaaatcaggttgAGCATCATAATCCCAAATTTCACGAAAGACCAATGCCACTAGTTAGTTCCAACTAACATGGGTTAAAAATCCAGAATTAAGTCCCATTAAAAGGGTTAAGTCATCATTTATAAGATTCAGATGAAAGGGTGAGAAAAACTCACGTGCCATGTTCAAAGTTGTGGTAGTTCTTAGGAACATATTTTCCAAGGCTTGAGCTAGTGTCTCATAGCAGCCATGAGCATTCAGATCAACCTTTCTACCAATCAGGGTTCCATCCATATTCACCTTGACAAATAGGGAAGTCCTAGTCTTGGTATTACcaatattaatgtttt
Protein-coding sequences here:
- the LOC133691017 gene encoding MDIS1-interacting receptor like kinase 1, with the protein product MDKNNLRLQVLFLLFYCCVGIGSAVVVEKNVFGDEVSALLSLKAGLLDPSNSLRDWKLSNSSAHCNWAGVWCNSNGAVEKLDLSHMNLTGHVSDDIQRLESLTSLNLCCNGFSSSLTKAISNLTSLKDIDVSQNLFIGSFPVGLGRAAGLTLLNASSNNFSGIIPEDLGNATSLETLDIRGSFFEGSIPKSFRNLRKLKFLGLSGNSLTGQLPAELGLLSSLEKIIIGYNEFEGGIPAEFGNLTNLKYLDLAVGNLSGEIPAELGRLKALETVFLYQNNLEGKLPAAIGNITSLQLLDLSDNNLSGEIPAEIVNLKNLQLLNLMSNQLSGSIPAGVGGLTQLSVLELWSNSLSGPLPRDLGKNSPLQWLDVSSNSLSGEIPASLCNGGNLTKLILFNNSFSGPIPDSLSTCFSLVRVRMQNNFLSGAIPVGLGKLGKLQRLELANNSLTGQIPIDLAFSSSLSFIDISRNRLRSSLPSTVLSIQNLQTFMASNNNLEGEIPDQFQDRPSLSALDLSSNHLSGSIPASIASCEKLVNLNLKNNRLTGEIPKAVAMMPALAVLDLSNNSLTGGLPENFGSSPALEMLNVSYNKLQGPVPANGVLRAINPDDLVGNVGLCGGVLPPCSHSLLNASEQRNVHTKRIVAGWLIGISSVFVVGIALVGARLLYKRWYSNGSCFEKSYEMGSGEWPWRLMAYQRLGFTSSDILACLKESNVIGMGATGTVYKAEVPRSNTVVAVKKLWRSGADIETGSSSDFVGEVNLLGKLRHRNIVRLLGFLHNDSDMMILYEYMHNGSLGEVLHGKQAGRLLVDWVSRYNIALGVAQGLAYLHHDCRPPVIHRDIKSNNILLDTDLEARIADFGLARMMIRKNETVSMVAGSYGYIAPEYGYTLKVDEKIDIYSYGVVLLELLTGKRPLDPEFGESVDIVEWIRRKIRDNRSLEEALDQNVGNCKHVQEEMLLVLRIALLCTAKLPKDRPSMRDVITMLGEAKPRRKSSSNSSGYDSNKDKPVFNTSPVNGLV
- the LOC133692619 gene encoding photosystem II reaction center PSB28 protein, chloroplastic; amino-acid sequence: MATLQSLALASPVAQHLQHQTRSFSGSGSWAVNKSSYSLFNGQSLCLPRLRLPLIRRKLRTSGLVTMMVKPAIQFVQGADEQTVPDVRLTKSRDGTNGMAIFTFDQPSVFDSSAEVGDITGFYMIDEEGILQSVDVNAKFVNGKPERIEAKYIMRTPREWDRFMRFMERYANANGLQFVKK
- the LOC133692618 gene encoding subtilisin-like protease SBT1.2; this translates as MSKESKIHPFFSILFFNFFAFLHAHTALQTYIVQLHPHGTTRPLFSSKSRWHLSFLKRTVSSEEHHSSRLLYSYSSAMEGFAAMLSESEMESLQKLPDVVAIRPDMRFQVQTTYSYKFLGLSPTREDAWYKSGFGRGVIIGVLDTGVWPESPSFNDQGMPPVPKKWRGICQEGQDFNSSNCNRKLIGARFFTKGHRMASTSASPENVQEYASPRDSHGHGTHTTSTAGGVSVPMASVLGLGSGVARGMAPGAHVAMYKVCWFSGCYSSDILAAMDVAIRDGVDVLSLSLGGFPLPLFADTIAIGSFRAMEHGISVVCAAGNNGPIQNSVANEAPWIATIGASTLDRRFPAFVQLDNGQFLNGESMYPGNRLSSTTKELELVYVTGGDNGSEFCFRGSLPREKVLGKMVVCDRGVNGRTEKGLAVKESGGAAMILANTAINLQEDSVDVHVLPATSIGFNEAVRLKAYLNSTSKPQARIVYGGTVIGKSRAPAVAQFSARGPSYSNPSILKPDVIAPGVNIIAAWPQNLGPSSLPEDTRRTNFTVMSGTSMACPHVSGIAALIRSAHPKWTPAAVKSAIMTTADVTDHSGHPIMDGDKPAGVFAIGAGHVNPERALSPGLIYDIRPDDYVTHLCTLRYTRSDIFAITHRNVSCNDLLQMNRGFSLNYPSISIIFKHGTRSKMIKRHVTNVGSPNSIYSVEVAAPEGVKVRVRPQRLIFKHINQSLSYKVWFISRKKAGRGEVDFAQGHLTWVHSQHGLYKVRSPISVTWK